The segment AAATTCGGGATGTTCATCTTCAAAGAACTTACTGACCGCGTCTTGTTTTTCCAGGTCCAATTCTGCATGGGAACGCGTAACCAGGTTTATGTAACCGTCCGCTTCAAGTCGACGCACTAAAGCTGATCCGACTAAACCGCGATGCCCGGCAACAAATATCTTTGAGTTTTTTTCCAAGCTATCTCTTAATTTTGATTTTGTGAATGCGTTCAAGTAGTTCTATGTCAGCCTCCACCATTAAGTGGACCAATTCTTTGAATGATGTCTTAAACTTCCAAGGTAGTTTGCTTTCTGCCTTGGAGGCATCCCCTACTAACACGTCGACTTCACTTGGTCGAAAATAAATCGGGTCGATTTTGACAAATTCCCGGTAATCCCGACCAACATAATGAAATGCTTCATCTAAAAATTCTCGTACCGTATGAGTCTCACCTGTTGCAATTACGAAATCATCAGCTTTTTCCTGCTGCAGAATGAGCCACATAGCTTCCACATATTCTTTTGCATATCCCCAGTCGCGCTTAGCATCCAAATTTCCAAGATATATACTATCCTGCATTCCTGCCAGAATATGAGCGAGCGCTCGGGTTATCTTTCTGGTCACAAAGGTTTCCCCTCTGCGCGGAGATTCATGATTGAACAAAATCCCGTTTGCAGCAAACATGTTGTATGATTCACGGTAGTTGACCGTTAGCCAGTACGCATAGACTTTGGCGGCACCGTAAGGGCTGCGTGGATAAAACGGTGTTGTTTCTTTCTGAGGAATTTCCTGAACCAGACCGTACATCTCGGAACTGGAGGCCTGATAAAACTTGGTCTTTGGATTGATCATACGAGCCGCCTCCAGAATACGTGCGGTTCCAAGTCCGGACACATCACCTGTATATTCCGGAATATCAAATGAAACACGCACATGCGATTGCGCCGCTAAATGATAGATCTCCTCTGGTTCGATCTGATGGATCAGTTTGATTAGGTTTGCGGAATCAGCTATATCCCCGTAATGAAGGAACATGCTTACGCCGTTGACGTGTGGATCCTTATACAGGTGGTCGATTCGGTCGGTATTAAATGTTGAGGCACGGCGAATAATACCATGCACTTCATACCCTTTTCCAAGCAATAATTCTGCTAAATAGGACCCGTCCTGCCCTGTGATCCCAGTTATGATGGCTTTTTTAGTCAACTTTTTTTTTCCTCTTATTTATTAGTGTTAAGATTAACTGTAACAAAAAAAAGAGAACAAATCGAGGATTATGATATAGGTAACGCTTCCACAATCGCCGCGGTTCACTGATAAGCCGAAACATCCATTCCATTCCGATTAGCTGTAGCCATTCGGGAGCTTGAGGCTTCTTCTTTGCAATAAAATCAAAAGCGGCACCTACTCCAATTAATACGGCAGGAAATGATTCCGTATGTACTGCCATCCATTTTTCCTGTTTGGGGCAACCAAGCCCTACAAATAAAAGCTTTACCCCGGATTCAGTTACATCCTGAGCCACCAGGGTCTCTTCATCATGCGTCAGAGGTCTGAATGGCGGACTAAATTTATATACGACCTTTAATGAAGGCAATGATTTTTTTAGTTGGTCTGTCATCGATTGAAGAACTTCGTGAGTTCCTCCATAAAAACCCACAGGAATTCTCCGGCGCGCAGCTTCGTTACACAATTCCATTGTTAGTCGGGGCCCATAAACGCGCTCAGCATTTTTGATACCTAACAATTTTAATACCCAAACAAGCGGCACACCATCCGGCGTCACTAGCCCAGCATGATTAATGATTTGCTGAAATTCAGAATTATCGTACGCCTCCATCACCATGTGTACATTGGCTACACACACGTACGTTTTCTTTTCATTTAAGATAAGACGAAAAATAGTGTCAACCGCTTGCCGATACGTAGTAAAGTCAACACGCATACCAAGTATAGAGCGATATAACTCATGATCCATAAGGCCCCTTGGGTTTTGATGCTTTACTCTGTAACTGCTAAAAGTAGCACGCTGTGGATTTCAAAATGACATCCGAAATATATTCCGGTTTAAATTTTAACAACTATTTGAGATTGGCGGATACCACGCACGAAGGTCGTTTTCCCTGGCGTGGTTCGGTGAACAAATCGCGCTTTGGTTCCCGAAAACTACGATCTCGTTTTCAGCTTTATTCTTTTACTCTACTGGATCTCATTTTACGAAAATAAATTTCCGCATTCGAATGCTTCGTGATTGATCGTTGAAGGTAGCCATTACCCGGCAAAAATAAATTCCGCTACTAATTTCATTCCCAGAACCATCGCGGCCGTTCCATCTTAATGAGTGGATTCCCTCATTGAATTTTCCCGAATGCAAATTCAAAATCTTTTGTCCAAGAATGTTATAAACCTCCGCACGGATTGTTGCTGGCTCTTTCAGAAAGAAAAATAATGACGTGGACCCATTAAACGGATTCGGATAACTCTCATTAAGAACAAATTTGTCTAATAAACTGTAGTCAGTCTCTTTCGTCGAATCAAATCCCGTAAAATTAACTTTTAGAAATACGGATTGGGTATCCGCATTACCCAAGGAATCCGATACTTGGAATGAGACCTTGAATTTTCCAATATCATCACGCGATGGCCGACCTTTTAGCAATCGATTGGTTGAATCATACGATATCCAATCTGGTTTCTCTATAAAACGAAACTGAAGACTATGACCATAGTAATTTACGGCCGATACCGGATAAGCCCACGTTTTATAGGTTGACAAGACCGTGTCAGGCTGAGAAATGATCTTGGTAACAACAAATCTGACACGAACCTCCATCGAAGTAGTGTCTAAGTCATTGCGAACGTACACACGAACTTTTTTAAGTTGCCCGTGACGCATCTCTTTAGGTTTGAAAGTATAAAAATAGCGATTGGATACAACAGTTCCATCCTCTGTCCAATAAGTCAACATTCGCTTTTTGTTATAATCTTCTGACCTAATTTCAAACATAAGTGAATCACCAGGATGCACTTCATAATCGAGCTGCCTTGAAATTAAGGTGTCCTTATATACATAAGTCTGTTTTGGTTTGTTTGGATAAAATGCTACAATATCAGGAGGAAATCTATTGTCAATAAAATGATTTAGGACCGTTTTGGTGATTGATTGAACATTTCTGTCTTTAACTAATCCATGTGCCCAATTTGTAGTAGCTCCATTGAATGTAGCGCCGCCATTATCATTAAAAAAAATACCCATAGTTGCATAACCCCGGCGCGTGCCGTCAAAATTCATTGCAGGATGAATACCCAGTATTCTAAAACGGTAGGGTCCGATAAACCCTGATGGGAAACCATCGTTCCAATAAATTTTTTTATACCCATCAGTTTCATATCCAACAATCGCGTTATCGCGACCTAACGTGTCGAGCGATAGTAGTTTTGTGTCTTCAAATATCCAATGACCCGCATTAAATATAACGTAACCACCGTACCCGCTGTCGGCAGGCAAAATTCGAATATTATTATCTACGTAATTCACAACACCGCCTTCTTCCCAATTGACGCCGGTCAGCTTATTGGAGTATCGATTGAGCGGAGGATAAGGCCATCGGCCTGTCACAAGGCTGTCCTGTACGTGATAGAGAGGATCCAAAACCGGATCTTTATAACAAACTATCGTATGAAAATCATTTTCATATCGCACCTGCGTCCAGCATGTGTTCCCGCTGAGTATAACGATTTTACCCCCTTGCGATAAGAAATACTCGGCCTTGTTTCGCATTCCTATAGACCAGTATTCACTGTGCCCGACGATCAAAACAACTTTGTAACGATCTAAAATATTCTGTGTCGAATCCAAGTCCGTATCCGAACAGTAATCCACTTTATATTTATTTTTTTCTAACCAGCTTCCGGCAATTGCTTCCCAGCCACTTTTTGGTGCGTACCGGTTCGGATCACGATTATACGGAACATCGGTAAAAAATCCGTCGCCCAAACCGCCGTAGGGCCTTTGAAATGACATTTTATAACACCTTTTGCCGGAAGTGGAATTATAATCGTAACCACTTTTCCCGCCAAAATTGTTGTAGAGCTGATAGGTGTTGGTAGATATAACAAACAAAATGTCATTTTGCATTGCAGGGTTTTTTACAATAAAGATTACACGCTTCTTAATATTAGTTAATGTGGAAAATTCTCCGATGTACACGCCGCTTTTCCATGATGGAGGAATTACAAGAGACAGCGTCGTATCCCAGCCACATCCATACCAGTATGCGCTGTCTGGGACTGCCTGAATTTTTCCGACTACATTTGCAATAACCTGAATTGGATTTAGATCTACCTGAGGGTAATACAATTTCAATTCAAAAAGCGGTATATCAATCGAAATAGATACATATACGGTATCCCCAGGATAATAACTGACCTTATCCGTGTACCCGCCCAGTTTATCGATGAAACTGTTTTGAGCGGCAAGCGAACTGAAGGTTAATAACAGCACTGCTATAAGTTTTTTCATAAAAAAATCAAGTAAAAGATTAGGATTGTGTTTGCAAGGCTTTCCATTTCCTATGCACATACAACCACGTTCGCGCCGGACTTAAGAGCATTGCTCCGAAAAGACTTAGGTACCCTGAAATAAATTGCTGATTCAGTAGTTTTGTAATGCCGGCTCGGTATAAAACAACCGCTGCTATATCGAAGGATAATAATATTCTTGAAAAGAATTTCTCTTGATATTTATTTTGTGGATATTTTTCTTTGTAAATAGATGCGTATTTTCTTCGGATGACCTCATATTGAGATTGTGGTTTAATCAGATTTTTTGCAGTCACACTATTTGTATGGAGCCTTATGGAATACAAAATATCCGGTAAGTTGGCCAACTCCCCCTTCAATCCCATATTAAAAAATAATTCGTAATCTTCCGCGGGCCAAGTATGATATCCTCCTACCTCTTTTATGGCTGCCGTTCGAGCCAAAAAAGTAGGATTGATCAAAGCGCTGCGACGGCGTAACATTGCCTGAATTATCAAATTGTTTTTTGTTGGCATATGTACGGGCCAGCCTTCGCGTTGTCCATCCGCAGACAAATGCATAGCGGATGTCCCTACCAAAACACATTTCGGATGATCTTTTAGATATCTAACCTGAAGCTCGTATTTCTC is part of the bacterium genome and harbors:
- the gmd gene encoding GDP-mannose 4,6-dehydratase, with the translated sequence MTKKAIITGITGQDGSYLAELLLGKGYEVHGIIRRASTFNTDRIDHLYKDPHVNGVSMFLHYGDIADSANLIKLIHQIEPEEIYHLAAQSHVRVSFDIPEYTGDVSGLGTARILEAARMINPKTKFYQASSSEMYGLVQEIPQKETTPFYPRSPYGAAKVYAYWLTVNYRESYNMFAANGILFNHESPRRGETFVTRKITRALAHILAGMQDSIYLGNLDAKRDWGYAKEYVEAMWLILQQEKADDFVIATGETHTVREFLDEAFHYVGRDYREFVKIDPIYFRPSEVDVLVGDASKAESKLPWKFKTSFKELVHLMVEADIELLERIHKIKIKR
- a CDS encoding T9SS type A sorting domain-containing protein; this encodes MCIGNGKPCKHNPNLLLDFFMKKLIAVLLLTFSSLAAQNSFIDKLGGYTDKVSYYPGDTVYVSISIDIPLFELKLYYPQVDLNPIQVIANVVGKIQAVPDSAYWYGCGWDTTLSLVIPPSWKSGVYIGEFSTLTNIKKRVIFIVKNPAMQNDILFVISTNTYQLYNNFGGKSGYDYNSTSGKRCYKMSFQRPYGGLGDGFFTDVPYNRDPNRYAPKSGWEAIAGSWLEKNKYKVDYCSDTDLDSTQNILDRYKVVLIVGHSEYWSIGMRNKAEYFLSQGGKIVILSGNTCWTQVRYENDFHTIVCYKDPVLDPLYHVQDSLVTGRWPYPPLNRYSNKLTGVNWEEGGVVNYVDNNIRILPADSGYGGYVIFNAGHWIFEDTKLLSLDTLGRDNAIVGYETDGYKKIYWNDGFPSGFIGPYRFRILGIHPAMNFDGTRRGYATMGIFFNDNGGATFNGATTNWAHGLVKDRNVQSITKTVLNHFIDNRFPPDIVAFYPNKPKQTYVYKDTLISRQLDYEVHPGDSLMFEIRSEDYNKKRMLTYWTEDGTVVSNRYFYTFKPKEMRHGQLKKVRVYVRNDLDTTSMEVRVRFVVTKIISQPDTVLSTYKTWAYPVSAVNYYGHSLQFRFIEKPDWISYDSTNRLLKGRPSRDDIGKFKVSFQVSDSLGNADTQSVFLKVNFTGFDSTKETDYSLLDKFVLNESYPNPFNGSTSLFFFLKEPATIRAEVYNILGQKILNLHSGKFNEGIHSLRWNGRDGSGNEISSGIYFCRVMATFNDQSRSIRMRKFIFVK
- a CDS encoding glycosyltransferase, with translation MGTPLLTVILPSYNAWPYVKEAVDSILAQTFKDLSIIIINDGSTDASADYFRTLSDPRIRLIEQDNLGVVVSFNKALQSVDTEFVARMDADDRCHPEKYELQVRYLKDHPKCVLVGTSAMHLSADGQREGWPVHMPTKNNLIIQAMLRRRSALINPTFLARTAAIKEVGGYHTWPAEDYELFFNMGLKGELANLPDILYSIRLHTNSVTAKNLIKPQSQYEVIRRKYASIYKEKYPQNKYQEKFFSRILLSFDIAAVVLYRAGITKLLNQQFISGYLSLFGAMLLSPARTWLYVHRKWKALQTQS
- a CDS encoding WecB/TagA/CpsF family glycosyltransferase, yielding MDHELYRSILGMRVDFTTYRQAVDTIFRLILNEKKTYVCVANVHMVMEAYDNSEFQQIINHAGLVTPDGVPLVWVLKLLGIKNAERVYGPRLTMELCNEAARRRIPVGFYGGTHEVLQSMTDQLKKSLPSLKVVYKFSPPFRPLTHDEETLVAQDVTESGVKLLFVGLGCPKQEKWMAVHTESFPAVLIGVGAAFDFIAKKKPQAPEWLQLIGMEWMFRLISEPRRLWKRYLYHNPRFVLFFLLQLILTLINKRKKKVD